A region of Faecalibacterium taiwanense DNA encodes the following proteins:
- a CDS encoding DUF6050 family protein — protein MGAIKVFLKEVLLPIALAFCLASFLKPIYMPDGVCDYFLMWICVGLPFGIRRMCLWLVPSDYGISGSVGIFALNLIIGGLIGGLAFFIGLLLGVIHTIREII, from the coding sequence GTGGGTGCTATCAAAGTCTTCTTGAAGGAGGTTCTGCTTCCAATCGCGCTTGCGTTCTGCCTCGCGTCATTTCTCAAGCCGATCTATATGCCTGACGGCGTATGTGACTACTTCCTTATGTGGATCTGCGTCGGCTTGCCATTCGGCATCCGGAGGATGTGCCTCTGGCTCGTTCCCAGCGACTACGGTATCTCCGGCTCAGTCGGCATCTTCGCATTGAACTTAATCATAGGCGGTCTTATCGGAGGACTTGCCTTCTTCATCGGGCTGCTGCTCGGTGTCATTCATACCATCCGAGAAATCATCTGA
- a CDS encoding PcfB family protein, with protein MQEEIEQKSFNIMISTTKLSARTVLRAVKAAFRLYQSKASQGKQSVRTLLRQNRGVSSVEISKTGIRGLERYAKKYGIDYAIRKDTSEVPPRYLVFFKAPDAEAFQSAFKEYSASLLNKDKRPSVLARLQELVQAAAELPVKSGTRNRSVDYDHEKADKVAGAVSALSSAGAGGNQLWRSVAACRGQGAGR; from the coding sequence GTGCAGGAAGAAATCGAACAGAAATCATTCAACATTATGATCTCTACCACCAAGCTGTCTGCCCGGACCGTTCTCCGGGCGGTAAAAGCGGCGTTTCGGCTGTACCAGTCCAAGGCATCCCAAGGCAAGCAGAGCGTCCGCACCCTTCTGCGGCAAAACCGGGGTGTGTCCAGCGTGGAGATCAGCAAGACCGGCATTCGTGGGCTGGAACGCTATGCCAAAAAGTACGGCATCGACTATGCCATCCGCAAGGACACCTCCGAGGTGCCACCCCGGTATCTGGTCTTTTTCAAAGCCCCGGATGCAGAAGCATTTCAATCAGCGTTCAAGGAGTATTCGGCATCTCTGCTGAACAAGGACAAACGTCCCTCGGTGCTGGCACGATTGCAGGAGCTGGTGCAGGCGGCGGCAGAACTCCCGGTAAAGTCCGGCACAAGGAACAGGAGCGTGGACTATGACCACGAAAAAGCTGACAAAGTTGCTGGCGCTGTATCTGCCCTATCTTCTGCTGGCGCTGGTGGCAACCAACTTTGGCGAAGCGTGGCGGCTTGCCGAGGGCAAGGAGCTGGGCGATAA
- the casA gene encoding type I-E CRISPR-associated protein Cse1/CasA, translating to MAQSDDALERWSELWQLGRFPAEPVRDYLEQWKDRFWLFHPTHPFWQVPTLSNGIAFDGKKLNGERAESGNKTPLFQNISKAECAVLTYAQAARWLIYQNGYDERGGRPKAGNKPRHGVGWLGQIGFVAVKGKNLYETLLRNMAFSTEQDALQEKQLPCWEREHARTEQSVEIVMPKNQAELLTLQSRRILLIRSEEMPGVVGYEVLGGDYWDSENAFGEQMTLWRRTSKENEKVTYEPQQHEMGKQLWRELPAMLDPEGRKPGVLIWNQKLQSLRILSKKEQIVISVVGIRYDDQGASVKDVYTDQLEMQLATLNDLGRKWTVRISREVQRCEETAKNIGTLCVELKLAGGLDYNKVKGFKDKQKVTEDARAQFYFAVDQPFRQWLQAIDPEQDDPDEAALRWQAQVRNIAEKLGKQMVMEAGNVALKGHRIVVDKDKKTERTILYTSPKAYNRFRTRLWEIYPKTEP from the coding sequence CTGGCACAGAGCGATGATGCACTGGAGCGCTGGAGCGAGCTGTGGCAGCTTGGGCGTTTCCCGGCAGAGCCTGTCCGGGACTATCTGGAGCAGTGGAAGGACCGCTTCTGGCTGTTTCACCCGACACACCCCTTCTGGCAGGTGCCGACCCTTAGCAATGGCATTGCGTTTGACGGAAAAAAGTTGAACGGGGAACGAGCGGAAAGCGGTAATAAAACGCCGCTATTTCAGAACATTTCAAAAGCAGAATGTGCGGTACTCACCTATGCACAGGCAGCTCGATGGCTGATTTATCAAAATGGATACGATGAACGCGGCGGCCGCCCGAAGGCTGGCAATAAGCCAAGGCATGGTGTTGGTTGGCTGGGGCAGATTGGGTTTGTGGCTGTTAAGGGGAAAAATCTGTACGAAACGCTGCTGCGGAATATGGCGTTTTCGACAGAGCAGGATGCTCTACAGGAAAAGCAACTGCCTTGCTGGGAGCGGGAGCACGCCAGAACGGAACAGAGCGTTGAGATTGTGATGCCGAAAAATCAGGCAGAACTTTTGACCCTGCAATCCAGACGCATTTTGCTGATACGCTCAGAAGAAATGCCCGGTGTAGTCGGGTATGAGGTGTTGGGCGGAGACTATTGGGACAGCGAAAATGCGTTTGGCGAGCAAATGACTCTTTGGCGCAGAACATCGAAGGAAAATGAAAAGGTGACCTATGAACCGCAACAGCATGAGATGGGAAAGCAGCTGTGGCGAGAACTTCCCGCCATGCTAGACCCGGAGGGCCGTAAACCGGGTGTTCTGATATGGAATCAGAAGCTGCAAAGTCTGCGAATCCTGAGCAAAAAAGAACAAATCGTGATTAGTGTGGTCGGAATACGATATGACGATCAGGGAGCATCTGTTAAGGATGTGTATACTGACCAGTTGGAAATGCAACTTGCAACGTTAAACGATCTTGGCCGAAAATGGACGGTGCGTATAAGCCGGGAAGTACAGCGCTGTGAAGAAACTGCCAAAAACATTGGCACACTGTGCGTGGAACTGAAGCTTGCCGGGGGATTGGACTACAATAAAGTGAAAGGGTTCAAGGATAAGCAAAAGGTAACGGAGGACGCCCGTGCACAATTCTACTTTGCAGTGGATCAGCCTTTCCGGCAGTGGCTGCAGGCGATCGACCCGGAGCAGGACGACCCGGATGAGGCAGCGCTGCGCTGGCAGGCGCAGGTGCGAAACATCGCGGAAAAGCTGGGAAAACAGATGGTGATGGAGGCCGGAAATGTCGCCCTGAAGGGACACCGCATTGTGGTGGATAAGGATAAAAAGACCGAGCGCACCATCCTGTATACCTCG
- a CDS encoding DUF3846 domain-containing protein, translated as MHMQENTLSVLKIAPGQHPQQVEIDNDLKALQQAVGGSIGASYPFEDPVAIVYNDDGKLMGLPLNRALRDENGEMYDAVAGTFLVVGLGEEDFASLTPEMAQKYEQLFHQPEAFLKLGNRLLVLPVPDEPPAEKPRTKPSAEHDR; from the coding sequence ATTCACATGCAAGAAAACACCTTGTCGGTGCTGAAAATTGCACCGGGACAACATCCGCAGCAGGTCGAGATTGATAACGACCTGAAAGCCTTGCAGCAGGCTGTGGGTGGCTCCATCGGCGCAAGCTACCCGTTTGAAGATCCGGTTGCCATCGTCTACAACGATGACGGCAAGCTCATGGGACTGCCCCTGAACCGTGCCCTTCGGGATGAAAACGGAGAAATGTATGATGCCGTTGCCGGAACCTTTCTGGTTGTGGGGCTGGGCGAGGAAGATTTTGCATCCCTGACCCCGGAGATGGCGCAGAAGTATGAGCAGCTTTTTCATCAGCCGGAAGCCTTTCTGAAGTTGGGCAACCGTCTGCTGGTGCTGCCGGTGCCGGATGAACCTCCCGCAGAAAAGCCCCGCACCAAGCCCTCGGCAGAGCATGACCGCTAA
- the cas3 gene encoding CRISPR-associated helicase Cas3': protein MRRTLNKTRFLAGKTDPENTSLWLPLWMHLWDTAGIMERLVRQWLPESVKRAMGFECEEALLAHARFLGGIHDIGKATVAFQANILRTLPEARQRLETLTPLDCPEQNRRESPHARAGEAVLLWDDCPGGIASIVGAHHGKPQSCAAVDDQLEGWESNYYPKGQKKVWEDFWTELLMTVLQDCGFDDTAELDDLNPQEEVLLTGLLIMADWIASNTEYFPLIPVEELGSMEDYSARVDRAWEKLALPFPWEAQPGIADPQEFAVRFGFAPNAVQRAVLEAVDTAAEPGILILEAQMGVGKTEAALAAAEVMASRFGLGGVFFGLPTQATANGIFPRLLGWADTQSEETLPQAIKLAHGMAELNECYLRLQGRGVQLEEDAQEAHQVQVHQWFRGNKQALLANFVIGTVDQLLLAALAQKHVMLRHLGLAGKVVIIDECHAYDTYMNCYLDRALEWLGWYKVPVILLSATLPARRRAELVEAYQQKKAVPDAPWKTSCGYPLLTWTDGAEVKQTAIPPDAPGKTVQLTTLTEPELPALLRRKLAEGGCAGVIVNTVKKAQKIAQLLRESLPDKEVQLFHAQFLMPDRAARENQLMARIGKGSAPERRNDLIVVGTQVMEQSLDIDLDVLVTELCPMDLLLQRIGRLHRHRRSRPAPLQQACCAVLDTGEDAFDAGSEAVYGQWLLWRTRKFLPRSIRLPEEISPLVQQVYGWEREAPGGAQGEKMRCVYEQTQEKKKARAEVYLVPQPETHRLAQLNTLDDWMQNEGARSDPAARAAVRDGDPSVEVLVMQCRADGCIHFLPWQEGGSAVAADSPPPPETALKIARQKLRLPAVFGKAWKVDRVIRELEADNRSRLAAWQLSPLLHGELILLLDENLTARLAGMELCYDRENGLTYQKEETDEGD, encoded by the coding sequence ATGCGAAGGACGTTGAATAAAACAAGGTTTTTGGCCGGTAAAACGGACCCAGAAAATACCAGCCTGTGGCTGCCGCTCTGGATGCATCTGTGGGATACGGCGGGCATCATGGAGCGGCTAGTCCGGCAGTGGCTCCCCGAAAGCGTAAAACGGGCCATGGGCTTTGAGTGCGAGGAAGCGTTGCTCGCGCATGCCCGGTTTTTGGGTGGAATCCATGATATAGGCAAGGCTACGGTAGCCTTTCAGGCAAATATCCTGCGCACCCTGCCGGAGGCGCGGCAGCGGCTGGAAACGTTGACGCCGCTGGACTGTCCTGAACAGAACCGCCGGGAGTCGCCGCATGCCCGGGCGGGCGAGGCAGTCCTGCTGTGGGATGACTGCCCCGGCGGGATCGCCTCCATTGTGGGGGCGCACCACGGCAAGCCACAGAGCTGCGCGGCGGTCGATGATCAGTTAGAGGGTTGGGAGAGCAACTACTACCCCAAGGGACAGAAAAAGGTCTGGGAGGACTTCTGGACAGAATTGCTCATGACTGTTTTGCAGGACTGTGGCTTTGACGACACAGCGGAGTTGGATGATCTGAATCCGCAGGAGGAAGTGCTTCTGACCGGGCTTCTGATCATGGCAGACTGGATCGCCAGCAATACGGAATACTTTCCCTTGATCCCGGTAGAGGAGTTGGGCAGCATGGAGGATTACTCGGCGCGGGTGGACAGGGCTTGGGAAAAGCTGGCGCTGCCCTTCCCTTGGGAGGCACAGCCGGGCATCGCAGACCCGCAGGAGTTTGCGGTGCGGTTCGGCTTTGCGCCCAATGCGGTGCAGAGGGCTGTTCTGGAGGCTGTGGATACCGCAGCGGAACCGGGCATCCTGATTTTGGAAGCACAGATGGGCGTGGGTAAAACCGAGGCGGCGCTGGCCGCTGCGGAGGTCATGGCCAGCCGGTTTGGGCTGGGTGGTGTCTTTTTCGGGCTGCCCACACAGGCCACGGCAAACGGCATCTTTCCCCGGCTGCTTGGCTGGGCAGACACACAGTCTGAGGAGACGCTGCCGCAGGCTATAAAGCTGGCACACGGCATGGCAGAACTGAACGAGTGCTATCTGCGGCTGCAGGGGCGCGGGGTGCAGTTGGAGGAGGACGCGCAGGAAGCGCATCAGGTGCAGGTACACCAGTGGTTTCGGGGAAACAAGCAGGCACTGCTGGCAAACTTTGTGATTGGCACAGTGGATCAGTTGCTGCTGGCGGCACTTGCCCAGAAGCACGTTATGCTGCGGCATCTGGGGCTTGCGGGCAAGGTGGTCATTATTGACGAGTGCCACGCCTACGATACCTACATGAACTGCTATCTGGACCGCGCACTGGAATGGCTGGGCTGGTACAAGGTGCCGGTCATCCTGCTGTCAGCCACTCTGCCTGCCCGGCGGCGCGCGGAACTGGTCGAGGCTTACCAGCAGAAAAAGGCTGTCCCGGACGCCCCATGGAAAACCAGCTGCGGCTATCCGCTGCTGACATGGACGGACGGCGCAGAGGTAAAGCAGACGGCCATCCCACCAGACGCACCCGGTAAAACGGTGCAGCTGACCACGCTCACAGAGCCGGAGCTGCCCGCGCTGCTGCGCCGGAAGCTGGCAGAGGGCGGCTGCGCGGGAGTGATCGTCAACACGGTCAAAAAAGCGCAGAAGATCGCGCAGCTGCTGCGGGAAAGCCTGCCGGACAAAGAGGTGCAGCTGTTCCATGCGCAGTTCCTGATGCCGGACCGCGCAGCGCGGGAAAACCAGCTGATGGCACGCATTGGCAAGGGCTCTGCACCGGAGCGCCGGAACGACCTGATCGTGGTGGGCACGCAGGTAATGGAGCAGTCGCTGGACATTGATCTGGATGTTCTTGTTACAGAGCTTTGCCCCATGGATCTGCTGTTGCAGCGCATCGGACGGTTGCACCGTCACCGCCGCAGCCGCCCCGCCCCATTGCAGCAGGCCTGCTGCGCGGTGCTGGACACCGGGGAAGATGCCTTTGATGCGGGCAGCGAGGCGGTATATGGACAGTGGTTGCTCTGGCGCACCCGGAAGTTTCTGCCCCGGAGCATCCGGCTGCCGGAGGAAATCTCTCCGCTGGTGCAGCAGGTCTACGGCTGGGAGCGGGAAGCTCCCGGTGGAGCGCAGGGGGAGAAAATGCGCTGCGTATATGAGCAGACGCAGGAGAAAAAGAAAGCGCGCGCCGAGGTGTACCTTGTGCCGCAGCCGGAAACGCACCGGCTGGCGCAGTTGAATACGCTGGACGACTGGATGCAGAACGAGGGTGCCCGCTCCGACCCGGCGGCGCGGGCAGCAGTGCGGGACGGCGACCCCTCGGTAGAGGTGCTTGTAATGCAGTGTCGGGCAGACGGCTGCATCCACTTTCTGCCGTGGCAGGAGGGTGGCAGCGCCGTAGCTGCTGACAGCCCGCCCCCGCCGGAAACGGCACTGAAGATTGCCCGGCAGAAGCTGCGTCTCCCGGCGGTGTTCGGCAAAGCGTGGAAGGTGGATAGGGTCATCCGGGAGTTGGAAGCGGATAACCGCAGCCGCCTTGCGGCGTGGCAGCTGTCGCCGCTGCTGCACGGAGAACTGATCCTGCTGCTGGATGAAAACCTGACTGCCCGGCTTGCGGGCATGGAACTTTGTTATGACCGTGAAAACGGCCTGACCTACCAAAAGGAGGAAACGGATGAAGGAGATTGA
- a CDS encoding ParA family protein, whose product MAKKATIIAVTNQKGGVGKSTTCENLGIGLAMEGKKVLLVDTDPQGSLTISMGWQQPDELSTTLSTLMARAMNDQPIPPGEGILHHAEGVDLIPANIELAGLEVALVNSINREKMLKQVLDSAKREYDFILLDCMPSLGMLTINALAAADAALIPVQAQYLSAKGLEQLLQTVQKVRRQINPKLKIEGILLTMTDSRTNYGKQISNLIRQAYGKHLKVFEQTIPRSVRAAETSAAGKSIFQHDPKGKVAEAYQSLAKEVLADADRQRKLSSERAR is encoded by the coding sequence ATCGCAAAGAAAGCTACGATTATTGCAGTCACCAATCAAAAAGGCGGTGTCGGAAAAAGCACCACCTGTGAAAATCTGGGCATCGGGCTGGCGATGGAGGGCAAGAAAGTTCTTCTGGTGGACACTGACCCACAGGGCAGCCTGACCATTAGCATGGGCTGGCAGCAGCCCGATGAACTGTCCACCACTCTTTCCACCCTGATGGCAAGAGCCATGAACGACCAGCCCATTCCGCCCGGCGAGGGCATTTTACACCATGCAGAGGGCGTTGATTTGATTCCGGCGAACATCGAACTGGCAGGGCTGGAAGTGGCTCTGGTAAACAGCATAAACCGGGAAAAGATGCTGAAACAGGTGCTGGACAGTGCCAAACGGGAGTATGATTTTATTCTGCTGGACTGTATGCCCTCGTTGGGAATGCTCACCATCAACGCACTGGCGGCGGCAGACGCTGCCCTGATTCCGGTGCAGGCGCAGTACCTTTCCGCAAAGGGTCTGGAACAGCTTTTGCAGACTGTCCAAAAGGTACGGCGGCAGATCAACCCGAAATTGAAAATTGAGGGCATCCTGCTGACTATGACCGACAGCCGCACCAACTACGGAAAGCAGATCAGCAACCTGATTCGGCAGGCATACGGAAAGCATCTGAAGGTGTTTGAGCAGACTATTCCACGGTCGGTCCGTGCGGCTGAAACCAGTGCGGCAGGCAAGAGCATTTTCCAGCATGACCCCAAAGGCAAGGTGGCAGAAGCCTATCAATCTCTTGCAAAGGAGGTGCTGGCGGATGCCGATCGACAGCGGAAACTTAGCTCTGAAAGGGCTAGATGA
- a CDS encoding DUF6017 domain-containing protein has protein sequence MGNTHLRDKNLSLKAVGLLSKMLSFNDGWQFSTRGLAALCKEGPDAILSALKELEENGYLVRHRGRDDKGRMVSTEFNIYEMPQAGLPHRDNPHRENPDVENPDVKNPHRENPAQRNTIQVITQERNTLSKNYQSINLDVMDRMDERSEYEEIIKENLDYNILCQDPKFDKDRFREIMDIMLDAVCSTAPTIRINGEDMPQQVVKSRFLKLNSSHIEYVLEAMNKNPSDIRNIRAYLLTALYNASLTIDNYYSALVNHDFYGQDRSAGSKKPKTYDYSLCEDTL, from the coding sequence ATGGGCAATACCCACCTGAGAGATAAGAACCTCTCCCTCAAAGCAGTCGGTCTTCTCTCAAAGATGCTGTCCTTCAACGACGGCTGGCAGTTCTCCACCCGTGGTCTTGCGGCACTCTGCAAGGAAGGTCCCGACGCCATACTTTCGGCACTCAAGGAGCTTGAGGAAAACGGCTACCTTGTCCGTCACCGTGGCAGAGATGATAAGGGCAGAATGGTCAGCACGGAGTTCAACATCTATGAGATGCCGCAAGCCGGTTTGCCACACAGGGATAATCCACACAGGGAAAATCCCGATGTGGAGAATCCAGACGTGAAGAATCCCCATAGGGAAAATCCCGCACAAAGAAATACTATCCAAGTAATTACTCAAGAAAGAAATACTCTCTCAAAGAACTATCAATCCATCAATCTTGATGTGATGGACAGGATGGATGAGCGAAGCGAGTATGAAGAGATTATCAAAGAGAATCTTGACTACAACATTCTCTGTCAGGATCCGAAGTTCGATAAAGACCGCTTCCGGGAGATCATGGACATCATGCTGGATGCCGTCTGCTCTACCGCTCCGACCATCCGTATCAATGGCGAGGATATGCCGCAGCAAGTGGTTAAGTCCCGCTTTCTCAAGCTGAATAGCAGCCACATAGAGTACGTTCTGGAAGCAATGAACAAGAACCCGTCAGACATCCGTAATATCCGGGCGTACCTGTTGACCGCTCTGTATAACGCCTCTCTGACGATAGACAATTACTACTCCGCGCTCGTCAATCATGACTTCTACGGGCAGGACAGATCGGCAGGGTCAAAGAAGCCGAAGACCTACGATTATAGCCTTTGTGAAGACACTCTTTAA
- a CDS encoding DUF6017 domain-containing protein, producing MTLDYFYGQSGELFSYFRIPKALFQDHRFRKISTDARTLYGILLDRMSLSTKNGWLDEQGRVYIIYTVREVQESLCCAEHKAVKLFRELEDIDLIERKRRGLGRPSLIYVKDFSSGLPKAQVQNCPNSNSGAAESAILEQPKPQANKTDKNKTEWNDPDPIYSGGIREQLEDYFYQALEVELLLRLCPDDEDTIYQIVDLLVDTCSTKRKMLRIAGDDKPAEVVRSRLKKLNADHIRFVLGCLAENTASVRNMKQYLLAMLYNAPTTMNLYYQNKTNHDFARGSPKVG from the coding sequence ATGACGCTGGACTACTTTTATGGGCAGTCGGGCGAGTTGTTCTCCTACTTCCGCATCCCGAAAGCACTGTTCCAAGACCACCGTTTCCGGAAGATCTCCACCGATGCCCGGACACTGTACGGCATCCTGCTGGACCGCATGAGCCTGTCCACCAAGAACGGCTGGCTGGACGAGCAGGGACGGGTGTATATCATTTACACCGTCCGGGAAGTGCAGGAATCCCTCTGCTGTGCCGAACACAAGGCGGTCAAACTGTTCCGGGAGTTGGAGGACATCGACCTCATCGAGCGTAAACGCCGTGGTCTGGGTAGACCCAGCCTGATCTACGTCAAAGACTTTTCCTCTGGCTTGCCAAAAGCGCAAGTACAGAATTGCCCAAACAGCAATTCTGGTGCTGCTGAAAGCGCAATTCTGGAGCAGCCAAAACCACAAGCAAATAAGACTGATAAGAATAAAACAGAGTGGAACGATCCTGACCCTATCTATTCCGGGGGCATCCGGGAGCAGCTTGAGGATTATTTTTATCAGGCGTTAGAGGTGGAACTGCTGCTCCGGCTCTGCCCGGATGATGAGGACACCATCTATCAGATCGTAGACCTGCTTGTGGACACCTGTTCCACCAAACGCAAGATGTTGCGGATCGCCGGAGATGATAAGCCTGCCGAGGTGGTACGCAGTCGGCTGAAAAAGCTGAACGCTGACCACATCCGTTTCGTGCTGGGTTGTCTGGCAGAAAACACCGCCTCGGTGCGGAACATGAAGCAGTATCTGCTGGCAATGCTCTACAATGCGCCCACCACCATGAACCTCTACTATCAGAACAAGACGAACCACGACTTTGCGCGCGGTTCACCGAAAGTGGGGTGA